A DNA window from Centroberyx gerrardi isolate f3 chromosome 5, fCenGer3.hap1.cur.20231027, whole genome shotgun sequence contains the following coding sequences:
- the LOC139929909 gene encoding caM kinase-like vesicle-associated protein has translation MPFGCLTIGEKKDYNNPSEVTDKYDLGQIVKSEEFCEIFRAKDKTTMKMYTCKKFLKKDGRKVRKAAKNEILILKMVKHPNILQLVDVFETRKEYFLFLELATGREVFDWILDQGYYSERDTSNVVRQVLEAVAYLHSLHIVHRNLKLENLVYYNRLKHSKIVISDFHLAKLENGLIKDPCGTPEYLAPEVVGRQRYGRPVDCWAMGVIMYILLSGNPPFYDETDDDDYENHDKNLFRKILAGDYEFDSPYWDDISDSAKSLVARLMEVDQDQRLTAQEAINHEWISGGAASDKNIKENVCAQIEKNFAKAKWKKAVRVTTIMKRLRAPEQSDSRAASPAAGAPADPAAPQAAADPSAASAAAAPEGEPAAVTEPPAGAESGQPAAEAGAGAAASASAPEPEPERPSPVPQEAEPASRCNGEASAPLQAAAEAGDEQG, from the exons ATGCCATTTGGCTGTTTAACAATCGGGGAAAAGAAGGATTATAACAATCCTTCGGAGGTGACAGATAAATATGACCTGGGACAGATTGTTAAATC GGAGGAGTTCTGTGAGATATTTCGGGCCAAGGACAAAACTACGATGAAAATGTACACATGTAAAAAGTTCCTGaaaaaggatggaaggaaagtCCGCAAGGCCGCCAAAAATGAGATCCTCATCTTAAAGAT GGTGAAGCATCCCAATATTCTCCAACTGGTGGACGTCTTCGAGACCAGAAAAGAGTACTTCCTCTTCCTTGAACT TGCAACAGGCAGAGAGGTATTTGACTGGATCCTGGACCAAGGCTACTACTCAGAGCGGGATACCAGTAATGTGGTGCGGCAGGTGCTGGAGGCTGTCGCCTACCTCCACTCCCTGCACATTGTTCACAGAAACCTCAAG CTGGAGAACTTGGTGTACTACAACCGCCTGAAGCACTCTAAAATAGTGATCAGTGACTTCCATCTAGCCAAGCTGGAGAACGGACTGATCAAAGATCCCTGCGGGACCCCGGAGTACCTGG CTCCTGAAGTGGTTGGCAGACAGAGATACGGCAGGCCTGTGGACTGCTGGGCTATGGGCGTCATCATGTACATACT GCTGTCAGGCAACCCTCCTTTCTATGATGAAACTGACGACGATGATTACGAAAACCATGACAAGAACCTGTTCAGGAAGATCTTGGCAGGCGATTACGAGTTTGACTCTCCATACTGGGATGACATCTCTGATTCAG CTAAGAGTCTGGTTGCTCGTCTGATGGAGGTGGATCAAGACCAGAGACTGACAGCTCAGGAGGCTATAAACCATGAATG GATCTCTGGGGGTGCAGCTTCAGATAAGAATATCAAGGAAAATGTCTGCGCACAAATAGAGAAGAACTTTGCCAAAGCTAAGTGGAAG AAAGCCGTGCGGGTCACCACCATCATGAAGAGACTGAGAGCGCCCGAGCAGAGCGACTCCAGGGCGGCCAGCCCCGCGGCCGGAGCCCCGGCGGACCCCGCGGCTCCCCAGGCCGCCGCCGACCCCTCCGCGGCGTCGGCTGCCGCGGCGCCCGAGGGCGAGCCCGCCGCGGTCACGGAGCCCCCCGCCGGAGCGGAGAGCGGCCAGCCGGCGGCGGAGGCCGGAGCCGGGGCGGCGGCCTCGGCCTCGGccccggagccggagccggagcggCCCAGCCCGGTGCCGCAGGAGGCCGAACCCGCATCGCGTTGTAACGGAGAGGCTTCAGCTCCTCTCCAAGCAGCTGCCGAGGCCGGGGACGAGCAGGgttag